One Fusobacterium nucleatum genomic window carries:
- a CDS encoding ISL3 family transposase, which produces MISLSLSNFIKTILNIQDNNISFPEEDYCHIIQKANYVIKVFKGFLKSNYYSCPHCNSKNIVKNGSRERNIKFIPFQNYNVELNLSVQRYVCKDCKKTFSPSTSIAKDNSNISNNLKYTIAQEFQENISLTFIAKKYNLSISSVQRIMDECYSDFKVNKDHLPETICIDEFKSVKNIDGAMSFIFADYQTKNIIDIVEDRRLNSLTEYFSRFSLEARNNVKYICMDMYSPYISLVKSIFPESEIVLDKFHIINLVNRAFNQTRISIMNSLKDDSLKRKLKLFWKLLQKYYPNLCQEPYYCQSFKYKLSSKEKVDYFLEKSPELDINFNIYQDILQSIRHNNFKRFENIVKKNLAKKEKVSKQMLTALKSLKKYMKHIENMFKSNITNGLIEGLNNKIKSIKRTAFGYSNFSNFKKRILIQAGIISISA; this is translated from the coding sequence GTGATTTCATTGTCTCTATCTAATTTTATCAAAACTATCTTAAATATTCAAGATAATAATATTTCTTTTCCGGAAGAAGATTATTGTCATATCATTCAAAAAGCTAATTATGTAATTAAAGTTTTTAAAGGATTTCTTAAATCTAATTATTATTCTTGCCCTCATTGTAACTCTAAAAATATTGTTAAAAATGGTTCTAGGGAACGTAATATTAAATTTATTCCTTTTCAAAATTACAATGTTGAACTTAATCTTAGTGTACAGAGATACGTCTGCAAAGATTGTAAAAAAACTTTTTCTCCTTCTACTAGTATTGCTAAAGATAATTCTAATATTTCTAATAACCTTAAATACACTATTGCGCAAGAATTTCAAGAAAATATTTCTCTTACTTTTATTGCTAAGAAGTACAATCTTTCTATTTCTTCAGTTCAAAGAATTATGGATGAGTGTTACTCTGATTTTAAGGTTAATAAAGACCATTTACCTGAAACTATATGCATTGATGAGTTTAAGTCAGTTAAAAATATTGATGGTGCTATGTCTTTTATCTTTGCTGATTATCAAACTAAAAATATTATTGATATTGTTGAAGATAGAAGATTAAATTCCTTGACAGAATATTTTTCAAGGTTTTCACTTGAAGCTAGGAATAATGTGAAATATATCTGTATGGATATGTATTCTCCATATATTAGTTTAGTAAAATCTATTTTTCCTGAGTCTGAGATAGTATTAGATAAATTTCATATTATCAATCTAGTTAATAGAGCATTTAACCAAACTAGAATATCAATAATGAATTCTCTTAAGGATGATTCATTAAAAAGAAAATTAAAACTATTTTGGAAATTACTCCAAAAATATTATCCTAACCTTTGTCAAGAACCATATTATTGCCAAAGTTTTAAGTACAAACTTAGCAGCAAAGAGAAAGTGGATTATTTTTTAGAAAAAAGTCCAGAATTAGACATTAACTTTAATATATACCAAGATATTCTTCAATCAATAAGGCATAATAACTTTAAAAGATTTGAAAATATTGTAAAGAAAAATTTAGCTAAAAAAGAGAAAGTATCTAAACAAATGCTTACGGCTTTAAAGAGTTTAAAAAAATATATGAAACACATTGAAAATATGTTTAAGTCAAACATTACAAATGGTTTGATAGAAGGTTTAAACAACAAAATTAAGTCAATAAAGAGAACAGCATTTGGATATTCAAATTTTAGTAATTTTAAAAAGCGCATATTAATTCAAGCAGGAATTATATCAATTAGTGCTTAA
- a CDS encoding S-ribosylhomocysteine lyase — protein MERIASFQVNHKKLNRGIYVSRLDEINGNYITTFDVRMKLPNREPVINIAELHTIEHLGATFLRNHPTRKDEIIYFGPMGCRTGFYVILKGKLESKDIVELMKEMFDFISKFEGDIPGASAIECGNYLDQNLPMARYEAKKYLEETLNNIKEENLIYPE, from the coding sequence ATGGAAAGAATAGCAAGTTTTCAAGTTAATCATAAAAAATTAAATAGAGGAATTTATGTATCAAGACTTGATGAAATTAATGGAAATTACATAACAACTTTTGATGTAAGAATGAAGCTACCTAATAGAGAACCTGTTATAAATATTGCAGAGTTGCATACAATAGAACATTTAGGAGCAACATTTTTAAGAAATCATCCTACTAGAAAAGATGAAATTATTTATTTTGGACCTATGGGTTGTAGAACAGGTTTTTATGTTATTTTAAAAGGTAAATTAGAATCAAAAGATATAGTTGAACTTATGAAAGAAATGTTTGACTTTATAAGCAAATTTGAAGGGGATATTCCTGGTGCTTCTGCTATTGAATGTGGAAACTATTTAGATCAAAATTTACCTATGGCTAGATATGAAGCAAAAAAATATTTAGAAGAAACGCTAAATAATATAAAAGAAGAAAATTTAATTTATCCTGAATAA
- the pepF gene encoding oligoendopeptidase F — translation MKDRNKIDKKYKWNLNDIYENYDMWESDLEKFEKLTKEVPKFKGEIKKSAKKFVELELLMEKISKLLDRLYLYPYMLKDLDSTDEMTSIKMQEIEMIYSKFATETAWISPEMLEIPEETMNEWIKQYPELEERKFGLSEMYRLRKHVLSEDKEELLSHFSQFMGSSSDIYAELSISDIKWNTVKFSTGEEIPVSNGVYSKILATNRNQEDRRLAFEALYKSYENSKNTFAAIYRAIIQRNVASCNARNYESSLDRALENKNIPREVYFSLVDSTQENTAPLRRYVELRKKALKLKEYHYYDNSINIVDYDKVFKYDDAKEMVLKSVEPLGEDYQQKMKRAISEGWLDVFETKNKRSGAYSINIYDVHPYMLLNYQETMDDVFTLAHELGHTLHSMLSSEAQPYATADYTIFVAEVASTFNERLILDYMLKNSDDSLEKIALLEQALGNIVGTYYIQTLFATYEYEAHKMIEEYKAITPDILSEIMYNLFKKYFGDTVTIDELQKIIWARIPHFYNSPFYVYQYATSFASSAKLYEDLKANPETREKYLTLLKSGGNNHPMEQLKLAGVDLTKKESFDAVAKEFDRLLDILEDELKKIKLI, via the coding sequence TTGAAAGATAGAAATAAAATAGATAAAAAATATAAATGGAACTTAAATGATATATATGAAAATTATGATATGTGGGAAAGTGATTTAGAAAAATTTGAAAAACTTACAAAAGAAGTTCCTAAATTTAAAGGTGAAATTAAAAAGAGTGCTAAAAAGTTTGTTGAATTAGAGTTACTAATGGAAAAAATTTCAAAACTTTTGGATAGACTATATCTTTATCCATATATGTTAAAGGATTTAGATTCAACAGATGAAATGACTTCTATAAAAATGCAAGAAATAGAAATGATTTACTCAAAATTTGCAACTGAAACTGCTTGGATAAGTCCAGAAATGTTAGAAATTCCAGAAGAAACTATGAATGAATGGATAAAACAATATCCTGAATTAGAAGAAAGAAAATTTGGTTTATCAGAAATGTATAGATTAAGAAAGCATGTACTTTCGGAAGATAAAGAAGAATTACTTTCTCATTTTTCACAATTTATGGGTTCATCTTCTGATATATATGCTGAACTTTCAATATCAGATATAAAATGGAATACTGTTAAATTTTCAACTGGAGAAGAAATACCAGTGTCAAATGGAGTTTATTCAAAAATTTTAGCAACTAATAGAAATCAAGAAGATAGAAGATTAGCTTTTGAAGCACTATATAAAAGCTATGAAAATAGTAAAAATACTTTTGCAGCAATATACAGAGCAATAATTCAAAGAAATGTTGCTTCTTGTAATGCAAGAAACTATGAATCTTCATTAGATAGAGCATTGGAAAATAAAAATATTCCTAGGGAGGTTTATTTTTCATTGGTAGATTCTACACAAGAAAATACTGCACCTCTTAGAAGATATGTAGAGCTTAGAAAAAAAGCATTGAAATTAAAAGAATATCATTACTATGATAACAGTATAAATATAGTTGATTATGACAAAGTTTTTAAATATGATGATGCTAAGGAAATGGTTTTAAAGTCTGTTGAACCATTAGGAGAAGACTATCAACAAAAAATGAAAAGAGCTATAAGTGAAGGTTGGCTTGATGTATTTGAAACTAAAAATAAAAGAAGTGGAGCATATTCAATAAATATTTATGATGTCCACCCTTATATGCTTTTAAATTATCAAGAAACTATGGATGATGTATTTACTTTAGCTCATGAGTTAGGACATACATTACACAGTATGTTATCAAGTGAAGCACAACCTTATGCAACAGCAGATTACACAATATTTGTTGCAGAGGTGGCTTCAACATTTAATGAAAGATTAATTTTGGATTATATGTTAAAAAATTCAGATGATAGTTTAGAAAAAATAGCTTTACTTGAACAAGCATTAGGAAATATAGTGGGAACTTATTATATACAAACTCTATTTGCTACTTATGAATATGAAGCACATAAAATGATAGAAGAATATAAGGCAATAACTCCTGATATTTTAAGTGAAATTATGTATAATTTATTTAAAAAATATTTTGGAGATACAGTTACAATAGACGAATTACAAAAAATTATTTGGGCTAGAATACCTCATTTTTATAATTCACCTTTCTATGTTTATCAATATGCAACTTCATTTGCAAGTTCAGCAAAACTATATGAAGACTTAAAAGCTAATCCTGAAACTAGAGAAAAATATTTAACTCTTTTAAAATCAGGTGGAAACAATCACCCTATGGAACAATTGAAACTAGCAGGTGTAGATTTAACTAAGAAAGAGTCTTTTGATGCTGTAGCAAAAGAATTTGATAGATTACTTGATATTTTAGAAGATGAATTGAAGAAAATAAAATTAATTTAA
- a CDS encoding TonB-dependent receptor yields MKKLLVLLTILSSIIILAEDTIELEQTTVKSSKTSDYTAPPKEQKNTFVITQERIREKNYKNVEDILKDAPGVVVQNTAFGPRIDMRGSGEKSLSRVKVLVDGISINPTEETMASLPINAIPVETIKKIEIIPGGGATLYGSGSVGGVVSISTNSNVTKDNFFMDLNYGSYDNRNFGFAGGYNFNKNLYINYGFSYLNSEDYREHEEKENKIYLLGFDYKINPKNRFRFQTRFSDIKQDGTNQIKVEELAAARRNAGLRLDLNTKDKSYTFDYEYRPTQKMTMAATLYKQEQDRDIYTESIDDIKIITSDRAHTWNKQEMNFYDIKSKMSAKFEEDKQGIKLKSKYEYNLIGDVPSETIFGYDYQKSTNKRDSFVQSETLKTYNNGYMDSLLDESDRLPIINKVNMKMTKQSHGAYIFNKWGLTSKFDMTTGFRFEKTKYNGYRENGPNTMPFVAADVKRIETNRELNNYSGELGFLYKYNDTGRVYTRYERGFVTPFGNQLTDKVHDTTLKNPDSGIFIPPVVNVASKYVDNNLKSEETNTIELGFRDYILGSSIGTSFFITDTKDEITLISSGITNPAVNRWKYRNIGKTRRFGIEFEAEQNFGKFRFNQSLTFVNARVRKANKEARIEKGDEVPMVPKLKATLGVKYDFTDRLSGFMNYTYITKQETRELKENEDLNKDDEIIKHTISGHGVVDAGFSYKPDNYSNIKIGAKNLFSRKYNLRETSVEALPAPERNYYLELNVRF; encoded by the coding sequence ATGAAAAAATTATTAGTTTTACTTACTATATTATCTTCAATAATAATCCTTGCTGAAGATACAATAGAACTTGAACAAACAACTGTAAAAAGTTCAAAAACTTCTGATTACACTGCTCCACCAAAAGAGCAAAAAAATACCTTTGTAATTACTCAAGAAAGAATTAGAGAAAAAAATTATAAAAATGTAGAAGATATCTTAAAAGATGCTCCAGGAGTTGTAGTACAAAACACAGCTTTTGGACCAAGAATAGATATGAGAGGTAGTGGAGAAAAATCATTAAGTAGAGTCAAAGTTTTAGTTGATGGTATAAGTATAAACCCTACTGAGGAAACAATGGCAAGTTTACCTATTAATGCTATTCCTGTTGAAACAATTAAAAAAATTGAAATAATTCCAGGTGGAGGAGCAACTCTTTATGGAAGTGGTTCTGTTGGTGGAGTTGTAAGTATTTCTACAAATTCAAATGTAACTAAAGACAACTTTTTTATGGACTTAAATTATGGTTCTTATGATAATAGAAACTTTGGTTTTGCAGGAGGTTATAATTTTAATAAAAATTTATACATAAACTATGGTTTTAGTTATTTAAATAGTGAAGACTATAGAGAACATGAAGAAAAAGAAAATAAGATTTACTTACTTGGTTTTGACTATAAAATAAATCCTAAAAATAGATTTAGATTTCAAACTAGATTTAGTGATATAAAACAAGATGGAACTAATCAAATTAAAGTAGAAGAATTAGCTGCTGCTAGAAGAAATGCAGGACTTAGATTAGATTTGAATACTAAAGATAAAAGTTATACTTTTGATTATGAATATAGACCTACTCAAAAAATGACAATGGCGGCAACTTTATATAAACAGGAACAAGATAGAGATATTTATACAGAAAGTATAGATGATATTAAAATCATCACTTCAGATAGAGCTCATACTTGGAATAAACAAGAAATGAATTTTTATGATATAAAATCTAAAATGTCAGCAAAATTTGAAGAAGATAAACAAGGTATAAAACTAAAGTCTAAATATGAATATAATTTGATAGGGGATGTCCCAAGCGAAACTATATTTGGTTATGATTACCAAAAATCAACTAATAAAAGAGATTCATTTGTACAATCTGAAACTTTAAAAACATATAATAATGGCTATATGGATTCATTACTTGATGAAAGTGATAGATTACCAATTATAAATAAAGTTAATATGAAGATGACAAAACAATCACATGGTGCCTATATTTTTAATAAATGGGGATTAACAAGTAAATTTGATATGACAACAGGTTTTAGATTTGAGAAAACTAAATATAATGGATATAGAGAAAATGGGCCTAATACTATGCCTTTTGTTGCAGCAGATGTAAAAAGAATAGAGACTAACAGAGAGCTAAATAATTATTCTGGAGAACTTGGTTTTTTGTATAAATATAATGACACAGGAAGAGTTTATACTAGATATGAAAGAGGTTTTGTAACTCCATTTGGAAATCAACTTACAGATAAGGTACATGATACAACTTTAAAAAATCCAGATTCAGGTATTTTTATTCCACCTGTTGTAAATGTAGCTTCTAAATATGTGGACAATAATTTAAAATCTGAAGAAACTAATACCATAGAATTGGGTTTTAGAGATTATATATTAGGTTCTAGTATTGGAACATCATTTTTTATAACAGATACAAAAGATGAAATTACACTTATAAGCTCAGGAATAACTAATCCAGCAGTAAACAGATGGAAATATAGAAATATTGGAAAAACAAGAAGATTTGGTATTGAGTTTGAAGCAGAGCAAAATTTTGGAAAATTTAGATTCAATCAATCTTTAACTTTTGTTAATGCAAGAGTCAGAAAAGCTAATAAAGAGGCAAGAATTGAAAAAGGTGATGAAGTTCCTATGGTTCCAAAATTAAAAGCTACATTAGGTGTTAAATATGATTTTACTGATAGATTATCTGGATTTATGAATTATACATATATTACTAAACAAGAAACAAGAGAACTTAAGGAAAATGAGGATTTAAACAAAGATGATGAGATAATAAAGCATACTATTAGTGGACATGGAGTAGTAGACGCAGGTTTTTCATATAAACCTGATAATTATTCTAATATAAAAATAGGTGCAAAAAATCTTTTCTCAAGAAAATATAATTTAAGAGAAACTAGTGTGGAGGCTTTACCTGCACCTGAAAGAAATTACTATTTAGAATTAAATGTTAGATTTTAG
- a CDS encoding autotransporter domain-containing protein: MKKNILMLMILIAINSYSNTETTTPNMSATPHYRVPLTNEFVEAIEQKGYNEFLRIVDEQNRKNGIISNYTNKATKKANRLHDDVDLVPVAHVVDSSDGNKWKYELEGVKVPISDTDAGRSFHRTEKLITEGTKSIDNESLEKMGYQRNGYQNRFYLGNGNSVKDIIYLSKDNFSKEVQKVKNENNEKYLIEGVYKSIGSKNNDPDSNAYPNEKDTNILGIKMDATKNAKGEYTDEYYAKIQGKSRKEVATFLKQKMEERGITGVIQKGDELYTKDSKGKEWKILWTLEPISLHKSSAVDNQKFKDTVFTRIFTYNEFDDNSTTDSSGKKLYTKDGSIYLQDKYNYDTEPMIKDGWGDPKKLSDKVKEAKQNIDNGESPSNTLEHYFYDKKNLSETNFNAKWVAPFENGQFNSDLGNLKKEVKEIKEKLVPIEKLYNEAKEKTKAALNDPNWPKDAYWWNLKSMSDSDLESYLSTKTDKEKELVREWRKYNIIEEAKSTEINTLNSEIQENIPKKYGFYKSYWGGNPADEKWLDRVIQDSKIIRDLLGKNIQFRGRGRIDGTIDLGKGSNQIEIEEQFTGRYGTNIILGPYAKIINVKKVWVGGQLGSDSGVSISGRASLSLDIDSTKKNAEGNYYQHALKDSDPNILFMSRFGAITLDNRNQFQIEMMTSKIGEDGAIDIGRKIDYKYTDIITGKEYDMTIPFISDSITHSLVDNKKFSKKGTSLLDVKIKDKIKRLTDKENKVYKSIVEAKKLSVLQETLTTTNKRTTFSVADEEKNTEKLSNLAFYLKTKEASELLNDLSQFNLSVSEKEEMSNLIQEIKSSESVQKNIEKEKDLNDKLKIAEKLEKTSEYKSLNLVSLLTDIENFNISDLREKREDETIRNENTKKIKDIVNKIDVSALEKLKNEYPELNLNEVLTAVNNIKSQNVVDKWDFGFLLSKLETLQEATKKQLNYSTKNLTESLANINKDLSRELEGYTTNISQSYQKLKGKIYYTMREEEVLTELKNMLNQLSDRNIYSKLNKISKNEISTYSTIPFEVTHALTDKKNIARGGFISSRTVQDNFKGNIYTSYGLYETTAKSDTKYGILFGGANTKHNEVYKRSLTTVATESEIKGVSAYVGGYFNKTVINNLNWISGIGTQYGRYKVKRDMRNNYQDLQSEGKVNTTSLNTYSGLIVNYPIHEDVFVQLKALLAYTMVKESKVNESGGLPLNINSKTYHYVDGETGISFNKIFYGEDLKSSISAGAYGILGIFGYKNGDLEGKIDGSSSSFGIRGDRVKKDAVKIHLDYNVQTDIGYSYGLEGTYISNSKENNVKIGIKAGYTF; this comes from the coding sequence ATGAAAAAGAATATTTTAATGCTAATGATATTAATAGCAATAAATTCATATAGTAATACAGAAACAACAACCCCAAATATGAGTGCAACTCCTCATTATAGAGTTCCTTTGACAAATGAGTTTGTAGAAGCTATAGAGCAAAAAGGATATAATGAATTTTTAAGAATTGTTGATGAACAAAATAGAAAAAATGGAATAATTTCTAATTATACAAATAAAGCAACTAAAAAAGCAAATAGATTACATGATGATGTTGATTTGGTTCCTGTTGCTCATGTAGTAGATTCAAGTGATGGAAACAAATGGAAATATGAATTAGAAGGAGTTAAAGTACCTATTTCTGATACAGATGCAGGTAGAAGTTTTCATAGAACTGAAAAATTAATTACAGAAGGTACAAAGAGTATAGACAATGAAAGTTTAGAAAAAATGGGTTATCAAAGAAATGGTTATCAAAATAGATTTTATTTAGGTAACGGAAATTCAGTAAAAGATATAATCTATTTAAGTAAAGATAACTTCTCAAAAGAAGTTCAAAAAGTGAAAAATGAGAATAATGAAAAATACCTTATAGAAGGAGTATATAAAAGTATTGGCTCAAAAAATAATGATCCTGATAGTAATGCTTATCCAAATGAAAAAGATACAAATATTCTAGGAATTAAAATGGATGCTACTAAAAATGCTAAAGGAGAGTATACTGATGAGTATTATGCTAAAATTCAAGGTAAATCTAGAAAAGAAGTTGCAACATTTTTAAAGCAAAAAATGGAAGAAAGAGGAATAACAGGAGTTATTCAAAAGGGAGATGAACTTTATACAAAAGATAGTAAAGGAAAAGAATGGAAAATATTATGGACATTAGAACCTATTTCTTTACATAAATCTTCAGCAGTAGATAATCAAAAATTTAAAGATACAGTATTCACTCGTATTTTTACTTATAATGAATTTGATGATAATTCGACAACAGATAGTTCAGGAAAAAAACTATATACTAAAGATGGTAGTATTTATTTACAAGATAAATATAACTATGATACTGAACCTATGATAAAAGATGGTTGGGGTGATCCTAAGAAACTGAGTGATAAAGTTAAAGAAGCTAAACAAAATATTGATAATGGTGAAAGTCCAAGCAATACTCTTGAACATTATTTTTATGATAAAAAAAATCTATCTGAAACTAATTTTAATGCAAAATGGGTAGCTCCTTTTGAAAATGGACAATTTAATAGCGATTTAGGAAACTTGAAAAAAGAAGTTAAAGAGATAAAAGAAAAATTAGTTCCTATTGAAAAACTCTATAATGAAGCTAAAGAAAAAACAAAAGCTGCGTTAAATGATCCTAATTGGCCTAAAGATGCTTACTGGTGGAATTTAAAATCTATGAGCGATAGCGATTTAGAAAGTTATCTAAGTACAAAAACTGATAAAGAAAAAGAGCTAGTTAGAGAATGGAGAAAATATAATATTATTGAAGAAGCAAAATCTACTGAAATAAATACTTTAAATAGTGAGATACAAGAAAATATTCCTAAAAAATATGGGTTCTATAAGTCATATTGGGGAGGAAATCCTGCTGATGAAAAATGGTTAGATAGAGTTATACAAGATTCTAAAATTATAAGAGATTTACTTGGTAAGAACATTCAGTTTAGAGGTAGAGGTAGAATAGATGGTACTATTGATTTAGGAAAAGGAAGTAATCAAATTGAAATAGAAGAACAATTTACTGGTAGATATGGAACAAATATTATTTTAGGACCTTATGCAAAAATAATTAATGTAAAAAAAGTGTGGGTAGGAGGACAATTAGGAAGTGACTCAGGAGTGTCTATTTCAGGGAGAGCTTCTCTGTCTTTAGATATAGATTCTACTAAAAAGAATGCTGAAGGTAACTATTATCAACATGCTTTAAAGGATTCAGATCCTAATATACTTTTTATGAGTAGATTTGGAGCAATAACACTAGATAATAGAAATCAATTTCAAATAGAAATGATGACAAGTAAAATAGGTGAAGATGGGGCAATAGATATAGGAAGAAAAATTGACTACAAATACACAGATATAATAACTGGTAAAGAATATGATATGACAATACCATTTATATCTGACTCTATAACTCATAGCTTGGTTGATAATAAGAAATTTTCAAAAAAAGGAACCTCATTACTTGATGTAAAAATAAAAGATAAAATAAAAAGGCTTACAGATAAAGAAAATAAAGTTTATAAAAGTATAGTAGAGGCTAAAAAACTTTCAGTTTTACAAGAAACTTTAACAACAACAAATAAGAGAACTACTTTCAGTGTTGCTGATGAAGAAAAAAATACTGAAAAACTTAGTAATTTAGCTTTTTATTTAAAAACTAAAGAAGCAAGTGAATTATTAAATGATTTATCTCAATTTAATTTATCTGTTAGTGAAAAAGAAGAAATGAGCAATTTAATTCAAGAAATTAAATCTAGTGAGTCTGTTCAAAAAAATATTGAAAAAGAAAAGGATTTAAATGATAAGCTAAAGATAGCTGAAAAATTGGAAAAAACCTCTGAATATAAATCATTAAATTTAGTTTCTTTACTAACAGATATAGAAAATTTTAATATATCTGATTTAAGAGAAAAAAGAGAAGATGAAACTATAAGAAATGAGAATACTAAAAAAATAAAAGATATTGTTAATAAAATAGATGTCTCAGCTTTAGAAAAATTAAAAAATGAATATCCTGAACTAAATTTGAATGAAGTTTTAACAGCAGTAAATAATATAAAGAGTCAAAATGTTGTAGATAAATGGGATTTTGGCTTTCTTCTTAGTAAGTTAGAAACTTTACAAGAAGCTACAAAAAAACAACTAAATTATAGCACTAAAAATTTAACTGAAAGTTTAGCTAATATTAATAAAGATTTATCTAGAGAATTAGAAGGTTATACAACTAATATATCTCAGTCTTATCAAAAATTAAAAGGTAAAATTTATTATACAATGAGAGAAGAAGAAGTTTTAACTGAATTAAAAAATATGTTAAATCAATTAAGCGATAGAAATATTTATTCTAAACTAAATAAAATTTCTAAAAATGAAATTTCAACTTACTCAACTATACCATTTGAAGTAACTCATGCTTTAACAGATAAGAAAAATATAGCAAGGGGTGGATTTATTTCTAGTAGAACAGTTCAAGATAATTTTAAAGGAAATATTTATACATCTTATGGCTTATATGAGACAACAGCTAAGTCAGATACAAAGTATGGTATTTTATTTGGTGGAGCTAATACAAAACATAATGAAGTATATAAAAGAAGCCTTACAACTGTAGCAACTGAATCAGAAATAAAAGGAGTATCTGCTTATGTTGGTGGATATTTTAATAAAACTGTTATAAATAATCTAAACTGGATTAGTGGAATAGGAACTCAATATGGAAGATATAAAGTAAAAAGAGATATGAGGAATAATTATCAGGATTTACAGTCTGAAGGTAAAGTAAATACAACTTCATTGAATACCTATAGTGGACTTATAGTTAACTATCCTATACATGAAGATGTATTTGTTCAATTAAAAGCACTTTTAGCATATACCATGGTAAAAGAAAGTAAGGTAAATGAAAGTGGTGGATTACCTCTTAATATAAATTCTAAAACTTATCACTATGTTGATGGAGAAACTGGAATTAGTTTTAATAAAATTTTTTATGGTGAAGATTTAAAAAGTAGTATATCAGCTGGTGCTTATGGAATTTTAGGGATTTTTGGATATAAGAATGGTGATTTAGAAGGAAAAATTGACGGAAGCTCATCTTCATTTGGAATAAGAGGAGATAGAGTAAAAAAAGATGCAGTTAAAATTCATTTAGATTACAATGTTCAAACAGATATTGGGTATAGCTATGGACTTGAAGGAACTTATATAAGTAATTCAAAAGAAAATAATGTAAAAATAGGAATAAAAGCTGGGTATACATTCTAA
- a CDS encoding endo alpha-1,4 polygalactosaminidase, whose translation MKKYILLLFFSISYFSFSAVNNVYKEKMRDFIKELRNNTNKEKIIITQNGNELYFKNGKIDNKFFALTDGTTQESLYYGDVLRFNVPTSKGLKNELLELTVPIRKKGKPVFIINYGKGQKKREFLLKESLKTKFVSELLPSFNADKLYKPIEKYNDEDINSLSEVKNFLCLLNPKVFSDIDEYYQALRNTNYDLLLIEVSYNNVFFTKEQIEELKIKDNGGKRIVIAYLSIGEAEDYRFYWKKKWNKKKPKWIVKENENWEGNYIVKYWTPEWKTIIKEYQKKLDEIGVDGYLLDTVDTYQYFEENYKKTLD comes from the coding sequence ATAAAAAAATATATTTTATTATTATTCTTTTCAATAAGTTATTTTTCTTTTTCAGCAGTAAATAATGTATATAAAGAAAAAATGAGAGATTTTATAAAAGAATTAAGAAATAATACAAATAAAGAGAAAATTATTATTACTCAAAATGGAAATGAATTGTATTTTAAAAATGGAAAAATTGATAATAAATTTTTTGCTTTAACAGATGGTACAACACAAGAATCATTATATTATGGAGATGTATTAAGATTTAATGTTCCTACTTCTAAGGGTTTAAAAAATGAATTATTAGAATTAACTGTACCTATAAGGAAAAAAGGAAAACCAGTTTTTATTATAAATTACGGTAAAGGACAGAAAAAAAGAGAATTTTTGCTGAAAGAAAGTTTAAAAACTAAATTTGTAAGTGAACTTTTACCATCTTTTAATGCCGATAAATTATATAAACCAATAGAAAAATATAATGATGAAGATATAAATTCTTTAAGTGAGGTAAAAAACTTTTTATGTTTATTGAATCCAAAAGTTTTTTCTGATATAGATGAATATTATCAAGCTTTAAGAAATACTAATTATGATTTGTTATTGATTGAGGTTTCTTATAATAATGTTTTCTTTACTAAGGAACAAATTGAAGAGTTAAAAATTAAGGATAATGGTGGTAAAAGAATTGTTATTGCTTATTTAAGTATAGGTGAGGCTGAAGATTATAGATTTTATTGGAAGAAGAAATGGAATAAAAAGAAACCCAAGTGGATAGTTAAAGAAAATGAGAATTGGGAAGGAAATTATATTGTCAAATATTGGACTCCTGAATGGAAAACCATTATAAAAGAATATCAGAAGAAATTAGATGAAATAGGAGTAGATGGTTATTTATTAGATACTGTTGATACTTATCAATATTTTGAAGAAAATTATAAAAAAACTTTAGACTAA